A window of Chitinophagales bacterium contains these coding sequences:
- a CDS encoding 50S ribosomal protein L10 — MTKDQKNEVIELLKGKFSQYNNFYVTDTESLTVEQVTKLRSACFSKNVEMKVAKNTLIKKALESLDAERYAGVYDSLHQVTALLFSENPKEPALIISSFRKDSKGEKPVLKAAFINGDIYTGDNQLSNLTKIKTKNELIGEVIGLLQSPAKRVIAALLHHHEQKEGAAAAE; from the coding sequence ATGACAAAAGATCAAAAAAATGAAGTGATTGAGTTGCTGAAGGGAAAATTCTCTCAGTACAATAACTTCTATGTGACCGATACCGAATCCCTGACGGTTGAACAGGTAACCAAACTGCGTAGCGCCTGCTTCAGCAAGAATGTGGAAATGAAGGTGGCTAAAAACACCCTCATTAAAAAAGCCCTGGAATCACTGGATGCCGAGCGTTATGCCGGTGTGTATGATTCCCTGCACCAGGTAACTGCCCTGCTGTTTTCCGAGAACCCTAAAGAGCCAGCCCTGATCATCAGCTCGTTCCGGAAAGATAGCAAAGGTGAAAAACCTGTGCTGAAAGCAGCCTTTATCAATGGTGATATCTACACCGGAGATAATCAACTTTCCAACCTCACGAAGATCAAGACGAAGAACGAATTGATCGGCGAAGTGATCGGATTGCTGCAATCTCCGGCCAAGCGTGTTATCGCTGCCCTTTTACATCATCACGAACAGAAAGAAGGCGCGGCGGCAGCCGAGTAA
- the rplL gene encoding 50S ribosomal protein L7/L12, which yields MADVKALAESLVNLTVKEVQELADFLKAEYGIEPAAAAVVVAAGGDGGGAAAAEEKTAFNVVLKSGGASKLNVVKIVKDLTGLGLKEAKDLVDGAPKNVKEGVSKAEAEDIAAKLKEAGADVEIA from the coding sequence ATGGCAGACGTAAAAGCATTAGCAGAAAGCCTGGTAAACCTGACTGTAAAAGAAGTACAGGAACTGGCTGATTTCCTGAAAGCAGAGTATGGTATCGAACCCGCAGCCGCAGCAGTTGTAGTTGCCGCTGGTGGTGATGGTGGTGGTGCCGCTGCTGCAGAAGAAAAAACCGCTTTCAATGTTGTATTGAAGAGTGGTGGCGCATCCAAACTGAACGTAGTGAAGATCGTAAAAGATCTGACTGGTCTGGGTCTGAAAGAAGCCAAAGACCTCGTGGATGGTGCACCGAAGAACGTGAAAGAAGGTGTTTCCAAAGCAGAAGCCGAAGATATCGCCGCCAAACTGAAAGAAGCTGGCGCCGACGTGGAAATCGCTTAA
- a CDS encoding transposase — MTYNFSAGYKIRDQSATHFLTFTTIDWIDIFSRQKYRDLLIESMDHCRKSKGLKVGAYVIMTNHIHVIWTADGNLSDILRDFKTFTSRAIFNAIQSESESRRDWLMHMIKFRARQSNKHEMFRIWTGDNHPEEIHTMKFLHTKLIYIHENPVRAGWVKEPEDYLYSSASNYKRNCGLMDIDYLF, encoded by the coding sequence ATGACATACAATTTTTCAGCAGGTTATAAGATCCGAGACCAGTCGGCTACTCATTTCCTAACATTTACAACAATTGATTGGATTGATATTTTTAGTAGACAAAAGTATCGTGACTTATTGATCGAGAGTATGGACCACTGTAGAAAAAGTAAAGGACTCAAAGTAGGTGCCTACGTTATTATGACCAATCACATACATGTAATTTGGACCGCAGACGGCAACCTAAGTGACATCCTAAGGGATTTCAAGACATTCACCAGCCGGGCAATTTTCAATGCCATCCAATCCGAAAGCGAAAGTCGAAGAGATTGGTTAATGCATATGATAAAGTTTCGGGCAAGGCAAAGCAATAAGCATGAGATGTTCAGGATTTGGACTGGAGATAATCATCCGGAAGAAATACACACAATGAAATTCCTCCACACAAAATTGATTTATATCCATGAAAACCCAGTTCGGGCTGGTTGGGTTAAGGAGCCGGAAGACTACCTGTATAGTAGCGCATCAAACTATAAAAGAAACTGTGGGCTGATGGATATTGATTATTTATTTTAA
- a CDS encoding helix-hairpin-helix domain-containing protein gives MERFSTLFYLSFSRRERAGILGLTALIILAWFLPDLFPEPEPPEITKADTSLALPAPPFPSRFGDESIPERDYKRPENRLFAFDPNTLSHSGWKDLGLKEKTIQTILKFREKGGRFSTPEDLGRIYGLGAGKYEELRPWVRIPQKPESEKPSGIFKPYQQSTPRSSLPAVGINSADTSAWIALPGIGSKLASRIVAYREKLGGFFSIGQVREVYGISDSVFQIIQSRLQPEPALLRKMDVNSVMEKELGTHPYFRGKLASLLPAYRQQHGAFTNLEALKDIPVVTDDIFQRIIPYLKL, from the coding sequence ATGGAACGCTTTTCAACGCTTTTTTATCTTTCCTTTTCGCGTCGCGAAAGAGCAGGCATTTTAGGCTTGACCGCCCTGATCATCCTTGCCTGGTTCCTGCCCGATCTGTTTCCGGAGCCCGAACCCCCTGAAATCACCAAAGCCGATACGAGCCTGGCGCTGCCTGCTCCTCCCTTCCCCTCCCGGTTTGGAGATGAGTCCATACCGGAAAGGGATTATAAAAGGCCGGAAAACCGGCTTTTTGCCTTTGACCCGAATACACTATCCCATTCAGGGTGGAAAGACCTTGGCTTAAAGGAGAAAACCATTCAGACCATTCTGAAATTTCGCGAAAAAGGGGGGCGATTTTCCACGCCAGAGGACCTGGGAAGGATCTACGGGCTTGGGGCTGGAAAATACGAGGAACTGCGCCCCTGGGTCCGAATTCCCCAAAAGCCGGAATCAGAAAAACCTTCGGGCATATTCAAACCCTATCAGCAAAGCACGCCCCGCTCGAGTCTCCCTGCTGTTGGAATCAACTCTGCAGACACCAGTGCCTGGATAGCGCTTCCGGGAATTGGGTCCAAATTGGCTTCGCGTATTGTCGCCTACCGGGAAAAGCTGGGTGGTTTCTTTTCTATTGGCCAGGTCAGGGAAGTCTATGGTATATCCGACTCGGTATTTCAAATAATTCAAAGCCGGCTACAGCCCGAGCCTGCCCTTCTTCGAAAAATGGATGTGAATTCAGTAATGGAAAAAGAACTTGGCACCCATCCCTATTTCCGTGGTAAACTCGCTTCCCTCCTACCCGCCTATCGGCAACAGCACGGTGCATTTACAAACCTGGAAGCCCTGAAAGACATTCCGGTTGTTACAGATGATATTTTTCAAAGGATCATTCCGTATCTAAAGTTGTAG